The Haloplanus salinarum genome includes a region encoding these proteins:
- a CDS encoding heme exporter protein CcmB gives MRSFLAAVFRIVRKDLRIESRSRRVTTTMAMFALLIVLAFAFSFVKTFRNPAVLGRGALWIAFVFGGTLGVTKTATVEDDDAALDGILLAPVDRSAIYLGKVTSTSLFVFTVNVLTLGATAVLLGYAPTLRTALALLGVLAVAAVGFAAVGVVVATLTFRAGLDELALPLLLVPLVVPVLLAGVELTAALTAGAPTGSWLRLLVIYTAVLLLAGLATFDFVVEE, from the coding sequence GTGAGGTCGTTTCTCGCCGCAGTCTTCCGAATCGTCCGGAAGGATCTCCGCATCGAGAGCCGCTCCCGACGCGTCACGACGACGATGGCGATGTTCGCCCTACTGATCGTCCTCGCCTTCGCGTTCAGCTTCGTCAAAACGTTCCGGAATCCGGCGGTACTCGGCCGGGGCGCCCTCTGGATCGCGTTCGTCTTCGGCGGGACACTCGGCGTGACGAAGACGGCTACCGTCGAGGACGACGACGCCGCCCTCGACGGCATCCTGCTTGCACCAGTGGACCGATCCGCCATCTATCTGGGCAAAGTGACGAGCACGTCGCTGTTCGTCTTCACCGTGAACGTGCTGACACTCGGGGCGACGGCGGTGTTGCTCGGCTACGCCCCGACGCTCCGAACGGCGCTCGCCCTGCTCGGCGTCCTCGCCGTCGCGGCAGTCGGATTCGCTGCCGTCGGCGTCGTCGTCGCGACGCTCACCTTCCGCGCCGGCCTCGACGAGCTCGCCTTGCCGCTGTTGCTCGTTCCGCTCGTCGTCCCCGTGTTGCTCGCGGGCGTCGAACTGACGGCGGCGCTCACGGCGGGCGCTCCGACCGGGTCGTGGCTCCGTCTGCTCGTCATATACACCGCGGTCCTGTTACTTGCGGGCCTCGCCACGTTCGATTTCGTCGTCGAGGAGTAG
- a CDS encoding carboxypeptidase-like regulatory domain-containing protein: MNRLLALVVVLACVAAVPVATAQSTVSVSGTVTVDGGSADGAQVTVVPVTANQQRAGTPARTTVRGSSFSVDVDEASAYAVRVAYGNTTHYEVLRNTTSASISLSGAIDGRVTNASGTPLSGVPIQVIDDRGFVVTETETDGNGRFTVAPVESTETYRVRATVDGVGYRTTVEASGNGTAALVARPPTTDESVLRVANDSQTPYVLQVVPPANETTVPSVIGTITLRNPTDRPFVGLVELPVPANATPYAAMAGGQAAEYRRTDAGVRINVSVPANGTTRVGVAADLDGTRIETAPLRDTRSLAIVMQGYDPNAVDRSENLRLGEAPIPLLTSDGAIEAGETVRFDLDGARTQNATGASASSGSESVAGTGDAVAETEPSAGASIPPFPGLSILGAVAGMVVVGLLGPRLLSRGD, from the coding sequence ATGAACCGTCTCCTCGCGCTCGTCGTCGTGCTGGCCTGCGTCGCCGCCGTCCCGGTCGCCACGGCACAGTCGACGGTGTCCGTCTCCGGGACCGTCACCGTCGACGGCGGTAGCGCCGACGGGGCACAGGTGACCGTCGTCCCCGTCACCGCGAACCAGCAACGCGCCGGCACACCCGCACGGACGACGGTACGGGGCTCGTCGTTCTCGGTCGACGTCGACGAGGCGTCGGCGTACGCCGTCCGGGTTGCGTACGGCAACACGACCCACTACGAGGTGCTTCGGAACACGACGAGCGCGTCGATCAGCCTCTCGGGAGCGATCGACGGGCGCGTCACGAACGCGTCGGGAACGCCGCTGTCCGGCGTCCCCATCCAAGTTATCGACGATCGAGGGTTCGTCGTGACGGAAACCGAAACCGACGGCAACGGCCGGTTCACCGTCGCCCCGGTCGAATCGACGGAGACCTATCGCGTCCGGGCGACCGTCGACGGCGTCGGCTACCGGACGACGGTGGAAGCGTCCGGAAACGGGACCGCCGCCCTCGTGGCACGCCCGCCGACCACGGACGAATCGGTTCTTCGGGTCGCCAACGACAGCCAGACGCCGTACGTGTTGCAGGTCGTGCCGCCGGCGAACGAGACGACCGTGCCGAGCGTGATCGGGACGATCACCCTCCGGAACCCGACCGACCGGCCGTTCGTGGGGCTGGTCGAACTCCCCGTGCCGGCAAACGCCACGCCGTACGCGGCGATGGCAGGGGGACAAGCGGCCGAGTACCGGCGGACCGACGCCGGCGTCAGGATCAACGTCTCCGTTCCCGCGAACGGCACCACACGGGTCGGGGTCGCCGCCGACCTCGACGGCACGCGGATCGAGACGGCGCCGCTTCGGGACACGCGGTCGCTCGCCATCGTCATGCAGGGGTACGACCCGAACGCGGTCGACCGCTCCGAGAACCTCCGCCTCGGTGAGGCGCCGATCCCACTACTCACCTCCGACGGGGCGATCGAGGCGGGTGAGACGGTTCGGTTCGACCTCGACGGCGCACGCACGCAGAACGCGACGGGCGCGAGTGCGTCCAGCGGGAGCGAGTCGGTCGCGGGCACGGGCGACGCCGTGGCGGAGACGGAGCCCTCCGCCGGTGCCTCCATCCCGCCGTTCCCAGGGCTGTCGATCCTCGGCGCCGTCGCCGGGATGGTGGTTGTCGGACTCCTCGGCCCGCGCCTGCTCTCCCGCGGCGACTAG
- the ccsA gene encoding cytochrome c biogenesis protein CcsA, with protein sequence MKWGTLLFGTLSFVLVFGYASKTMYGIEHGGNLLAYWHIALAWVASAALGTTFVGSVLFLRYRGHFWSRLAHSAGELGFLFATLTLLLGSAWGKVIWNSWWEWTDVRLVTFLIVWFIYAGYLVVSSATDPNTGDRYTAVYGVVGFVTVPISYASTRLWTPTFHETTIGNPEVSANIDPTTLLVTVVAATFLYVYLLGVRIQVHEVEDRLRGHTGGRR encoded by the coding sequence GTGAAGTGGGGGACGTTGCTGTTCGGCACGCTCTCGTTCGTCCTAGTGTTTGGCTACGCATCGAAGACGATGTACGGCATCGAACACGGTGGCAACCTGCTCGCCTACTGGCACATCGCTCTCGCGTGGGTCGCCTCGGCGGCGCTCGGCACGACGTTCGTCGGGAGTGTACTCTTCCTGCGCTATCGGGGGCACTTCTGGAGCCGCCTCGCCCACAGCGCTGGGGAGCTCGGCTTCCTCTTCGCGACGCTGACGCTCCTGCTAGGGAGCGCGTGGGGCAAAGTCATCTGGAACTCGTGGTGGGAGTGGACGGACGTTCGTCTCGTCACCTTCCTGATCGTGTGGTTCATCTACGCGGGCTATCTCGTGGTGTCGTCGGCGACGGACCCGAACACGGGTGACCGCTACACCGCGGTGTACGGCGTCGTCGGCTTCGTCACGGTGCCTATCTCCTACGCCTCGACGCGGCTGTGGACGCCCACTTTCCACGAGACGACCATCGGGAATCCGGAGGTCAGTGCGAACATTGACCCGACGACGCTGCTCGTGACCGTCGTCGCGGCAACGTTCCTGTACGTCTACCTTCTCGGCGTCCGGATCCAGGTGCACGAAGTCGAAGACCGTCTCCGCGGACACACCGGTGGAAGGAGGTGA
- a CDS encoding cytochrome c biogenesis CcdA family protein, which produces MLETPSTVAVFFAGVLTILTPCCLPMIPVLVVGANGHRLRPVLIVAGSTMTFTALGVVTGSVGSITPATIRAPFAVLMLAFGVVLADDDVNAAYSRYASRLAGRATALTGRVDEDRHPLANAFVVGLLLGVIWLPCVGPVLGGVLAYVGSTAGIVGGAGLLFTYGVGFSLPLLGVAYAGRSGGRRLLDWEPGEGFRTATGYAFVLLGLAVLFDIDKLALASLTDML; this is translated from the coding sequence ATGCTCGAAACACCCTCCACGGTCGCGGTCTTTTTCGCTGGCGTCCTGACGATACTGACACCGTGCTGTCTACCGATGATCCCCGTCCTCGTCGTCGGCGCGAACGGGCACCGTCTCCGCCCGGTCCTCATCGTCGCGGGCAGTACGATGACCTTCACCGCGCTGGGCGTGGTGACGGGGTCGGTCGGGTCGATAACGCCGGCGACGATCCGCGCCCCCTTCGCCGTCCTCATGCTCGCGTTCGGGGTCGTACTCGCGGACGACGACGTGAACGCGGCGTACAGCCGGTACGCCTCGCGGCTCGCCGGGCGGGCGACGGCCCTGACTGGACGGGTCGACGAGGACCGCCACCCGCTCGCGAACGCCTTCGTGGTCGGCCTGTTGCTTGGCGTCATCTGGCTGCCCTGTGTCGGTCCTGTCCTCGGCGGCGTCCTCGCGTACGTCGGCTCGACCGCGGGCATCGTCGGCGGCGCCGGCCTGCTGTTCACTTACGGCGTCGGCTTCTCGCTACCGCTACTCGGGGTCGCCTACGCCGGCCGGTCGGGCGGGCGGCGACTGCTCGACTGGGAGCCCGGGGAGGGCTTCCGAACCGCCACCGGGTACGCGTTCGTCCTGCTCGGACTGGCCGTTCTCTTCGATATCGACAAACTCGCGCTCGCGTCGCTCACGGACATGCTCTAA
- a CDS encoding c-type cytochrome — MSREDSNRPSGGDSTLLLKPALGVVGIVVAAVVLVFALNGVLAYLGVGAIGPGAPAAQTGGQPAAAASNASGGGDGGGGAANTGSVRALPATFSGQKWYSEDLRDQEFAYRDPNAGEEIKFQPKKMNNSTLPENEKRAELVREGRSLFANTSEEMPEHVGNDLSCANCHGGGDLPTTTGMVGQDINLIPLVGTAAGYPEWTGRTERMRDMRQRIMGCFLRSMNSPGSAEGMPAYDSREIQAMESYMVWLNKGTPSSRVPYWRHLEKPEGDEKVPVPEVNPVRGAELYLENCASCHGADGQGIEGQYPPLWGEGSYNDGAGMGRMYTSAAFIREAMPYGAGHTFSNWEDVQDVAGYMNAHKRPHLPRQPKDWAVSGAPDEGIYYDRVQQRHGYDMNPMTKKLMLAGIPIDDSELTEDMIPEDTSRYDQPLRNESVDGSWQTTWIRTYENVGNETATNATATNATTTNTTASNQSAITPQAAVTSAIADEESHAAS, encoded by the coding sequence ATGAGTCGGGAAGACTCAAATCGCCCGAGTGGGGGAGATTCGACGCTCCTGCTCAAGCCCGCGCTGGGCGTCGTCGGGATCGTGGTCGCTGCCGTCGTTCTGGTGTTCGCTCTCAACGGCGTTCTCGCGTACCTCGGTGTCGGTGCGATCGGCCCGGGGGCGCCGGCAGCCCAAACCGGCGGTCAGCCGGCGGCGGCTGCGAGCAACGCCAGCGGCGGGGGCGACGGTGGCGGTGGTGCCGCCAACACCGGTAGCGTTCGAGCGCTTCCGGCGACGTTCAGCGGGCAGAAGTGGTACAGCGAGGACCTGCGCGACCAAGAGTTCGCCTACAGGGACCCGAACGCAGGCGAGGAGATCAAGTTCCAGCCCAAGAAGATGAACAACTCGACGTTGCCCGAAAACGAAAAGCGGGCCGAACTCGTCCGGGAGGGGCGTAGCCTGTTCGCCAACACCTCGGAGGAGATGCCCGAACACGTCGGCAACGACCTGTCGTGTGCGAACTGTCACGGCGGCGGTGACCTGCCGACGACGACGGGTATGGTCGGGCAGGACATCAACCTAATTCCGCTGGTCGGCACCGCCGCAGGCTACCCCGAGTGGACGGGCCGCACCGAGCGCATGCGCGACATGCGCCAGCGGATCATGGGTTGCTTCCTCCGGAGCATGAACTCGCCCGGCTCCGCGGAGGGTATGCCCGCCTACGACAGCCGCGAGATCCAGGCGATGGAGTCGTACATGGTCTGGCTGAACAAGGGAACCCCCAGCAGTCGCGTCCCCTACTGGCGGCATCTGGAGAAGCCGGAGGGCGACGAGAAGGTGCCGGTACCCGAGGTCAATCCCGTCCGTGGGGCGGAGCTCTACCTCGAGAACTGTGCGTCCTGCCACGGGGCGGACGGACAGGGTATCGAAGGGCAGTACCCGCCGCTGTGGGGTGAGGGCTCGTACAACGACGGCGCCGGCATGGGTCGGATGTACACATCAGCCGCGTTCATTCGCGAGGCGATGCCCTACGGCGCGGGTCATACGTTCTCCAACTGGGAGGACGTCCAGGACGTCGCCGGGTACATGAACGCCCACAAGCGGCCGCATCTGCCGCGCCAGCCCAAAGACTGGGCCGTGTCGGGTGCCCCCGACGAGGGGATCTACTACGACCGCGTCCAGCAACGTCACGGCTACGACATGAATCCGATGACAAAGAAGCTGATGCTGGCCGGTATCCCCATCGACGACTCGGAGCTCACCGAGGACATGATCCCGGAGGACACGAGTCGGTACGACCAACCGCTCCGCAACGAGTCGGTCGACGGCTCGTGGCAGACCACCTGGATCCGGACGTACGAGAACGTCGGGAACGAGACGGCGACAAACGCGACGGCGACGAACGCGACGACGACGAATACGACGGCCTCGAACCAGTCGGCGATCACGCCGCAGGCTGCGGTCACGTCGGCGATAGCGGACGAGGAGTCGCACGCGGCCAGCTGA
- a CDS encoding DsbA family protein: MPFHGSSQSTDFGIDLTGHPIMGTPDAPLDLYYWSDYQCPFCRRFERETLPELVENHVRTGTVRIVFIEYPYLSEASMTAAVMDRCVWRQVRDEEPSRYWPWHSAVFEAQGEKGSGWASRSNLLGITRRVDGVDAAAVDTCMRQRGREIESSIRADVAQAAAFDIRGSPVFILFDTASEAAGKLVGAQPYDRFETAISRIQNA, from the coding sequence GTGCCGTTTCACGGGAGTTCGCAGTCGACGGACTTCGGCATCGACCTGACGGGCCATCCGATCATGGGGACGCCGGACGCGCCGCTCGACCTGTACTACTGGAGCGATTACCAGTGTCCGTTCTGTCGACGGTTCGAGCGGGAGACGCTCCCGGAACTCGTCGAGAACCACGTCCGAACGGGCACCGTTCGTATCGTATTCATCGAATACCCCTATCTCAGCGAGGCGTCGATGACGGCGGCCGTGATGGATCGATGCGTCTGGCGGCAGGTGCGCGATGAGGAGCCGTCTCGGTACTGGCCGTGGCACTCGGCGGTGTTCGAAGCACAGGGCGAGAAAGGATCGGGATGGGCGTCTAGGTCGAACCTCCTCGGGATAACGAGGCGAGTCGACGGCGTCGACGCGGCGGCCGTCGACACCTGTATGCGGCAACGGGGACGCGAAATCGAGTCGTCGATTCGCGCCGACGTCGCGCAGGCGGCCGCGTTCGACATCCGTGGCTCGCCGGTATTCATCCTCTTCGACACCGCGAGCGAAGCGGCGGGGAAACTCGTCGGCGCCCAGCCGTACGACCGCTTCGAAACCGCCATCTCGAGGATACAGAACGCATGA
- a CDS encoding thioredoxin family protein, with product MKPRKAMTLAFFVVLLSIGYFSMHAAPTLSDENYSYHGDTRWQTNVTAAEETAAAEGKPIVVYFWTTWCTYCEDYNREAYADPAVQSKLDDFVKVAVNLDDDGGESARMQQEYNVNYPPQHVIITPDGEVLVRVNGYAGTDDFLSYLDAAEQRYASGGSA from the coding sequence ATGAAGCCTCGAAAGGCGATGACGCTCGCCTTCTTCGTGGTCTTGCTCAGTATTGGGTATTTTTCGATGCATGCAGCACCTACGCTGAGCGACGAGAACTACTCGTATCACGGGGACACGCGCTGGCAGACGAACGTGACGGCCGCGGAGGAGACTGCGGCAGCCGAGGGGAAACCCATCGTCGTCTACTTCTGGACGACGTGGTGTACCTACTGTGAGGACTACAACCGGGAGGCGTACGCCGATCCGGCGGTGCAGTCGAAACTCGACGACTTCGTCAAGGTGGCGGTGAACTTGGACGACGACGGTGGCGAGTCGGCCCGGATGCAACAGGAGTACAACGTCAACTACCCGCCCCAGCACGTCATCATCACGCCCGACGGCGAGGTGCTGGTCCGGGTCAACGGCTACGCCGGGACCGACGACTTCCTCTCCTACCTCGACGCGGCCGAGCAACGCTACGCCTCGGGTGGGTCGGCATGA
- a CDS encoding DUF7521 family protein, which translates to MIAPPVLIVKLITLVLSLVVAYLAYHGYRRNESAPMLYVAVGFVFIGVGTICEGLIYRLFGTSLQSAAIMQALIVSSGLLFILASLTRRPTR; encoded by the coding sequence ATGATCGCTCCCCCGGTGCTGATCGTCAAGCTGATCACCCTCGTTTTGAGTCTGGTCGTCGCCTATCTCGCGTATCACGGCTATCGGCGAAACGAAAGTGCGCCGATGCTCTACGTCGCGGTGGGCTTCGTGTTCATCGGCGTAGGGACGATATGTGAGGGGCTCATCTACCGCCTGTTCGGAACCTCCCTCCAGTCGGCCGCGATCATGCAGGCGCTCATCGTTTCGAGCGGCCTGCTGTTCATTCTAGCGTCCTTGACCCGCCGTCCCACCCGATAG
- a CDS encoding cytochrome c maturation protein CcmE, with translation MSVVRRKNKLLVTTVAILVLLGVLGATSMNASAAFVSPTQLSEDEYEGEWVNLEGSVQNLETGGRTATFEVTDGNHSMTVVYEGTLPDTMAEGRIVVAKGQVEGDRLVAKQLSVRAHEGSERPDDTR, from the coding sequence ATGAGCGTAGTGCGACGGAAGAACAAACTTCTCGTCACGACGGTGGCAATCCTCGTGCTCCTGGGTGTGCTGGGCGCGACGAGCATGAACGCCTCCGCCGCGTTCGTGAGTCCGACACAGCTCTCCGAGGACGAGTACGAGGGCGAGTGGGTGAACCTCGAAGGATCGGTGCAGAACCTCGAGACGGGGGGCCGGACGGCGACGTTCGAGGTGACCGACGGCAACCACTCGATGACCGTCGTCTACGAGGGGACGCTCCCGGACACGATGGCCGAGGGCCGGATCGTCGTCGCGAAAGGGCAGGTCGAGGGTGACAGACTCGTCGCCAAACAGCTCTCGGTCCGTGCCCACGAGGGCTCCGAGCGTCCGGACGACACTCGATGA
- the ccsA gene encoding cytochrome c biogenesis protein CcsA, translating into MNVGTVLLGLAFGAALSGVGILGRAYVADDDAYVAHVPKLTAAAAVLLVSALLHLTYQFVTTDYSNAYVWENTASYLPLLYRVTGVYAANEGSVLLWAAIVSIVAMIAGTVRGISDQHAKLVHGLTLGLVAYFTGMLLAQSPFASIRTAFPGAPPGFVPTSGQGLNALLVDPYMAIHPPVMFISYALLAMPFAIGSAHFVSLFRGNGGVFPTWHGSVTRWLRLSWLFLTAAVALGGLWSYTVLGWGGIWAWDPVETAILIPWLFLTATLHAVTAYEPTGRYRVLAPAMTATVFALVVYTTSVVRSGVFRSVHSFADGGIGAAFLVLMGLTAALGVVLPVTYWLLETDDGDGDGGDDRWLRRANLVHLAVLGFGLLTFVSLWGLSFPLLRNAITGLEVSVEARYYNLWSYPLVLGLLLLLGFYMDYDADGRTRALAGLGVFTAATIVGAFVFPSETWQLASTRPNDALVYELVGSASAASVLPPVAYAILGTVKRTGGRIRAAASRDAKLKQTGITLIHVGAALLVLSLPFMYVLAGQASVMATGVGDGSMDTTRQAVPGSDYSVRVLGHSRTEFPQDPAVGTYALSTDQVVRRGSSLNGSVQTVHGTVTDIREGPRATVVQLDGSSVWVGLAGNGTATTATTGERIVARGRLMWNFVPSADAVVLARAETVGPTADPPENVVPTRVVAEGVSLAVYEGNQLRASGIAGQRRYPEQGGMQVRDVVIDRGLVTDTYVIAGVSDGTASITVKQVPFVTLMRVAIVALLLGMSLVALFDPRHGAVTDTAIREPAHETNPEVAD; encoded by the coding sequence ATGAACGTCGGAACGGTCCTGCTCGGACTGGCCTTCGGTGCGGCGCTGTCGGGAGTCGGTATTCTGGGCCGTGCCTACGTCGCCGACGACGACGCGTACGTCGCACACGTCCCGAAACTCACCGCGGCCGCCGCGGTGTTGCTCGTCTCGGCGTTGCTGCATCTCACCTACCAGTTCGTCACCACCGACTACTCGAACGCCTACGTCTGGGAGAACACCGCATCCTACCTGCCGCTTCTCTACCGGGTAACGGGCGTCTACGCCGCCAACGAGGGATCGGTGTTGCTGTGGGCGGCTATCGTCTCAATCGTGGCGATGATCGCAGGGACGGTTCGCGGCATCTCCGACCAACACGCGAAACTGGTCCACGGTCTCACCCTCGGCCTCGTCGCGTACTTCACTGGCATGCTGCTGGCGCAGAGCCCGTTCGCGTCGATTCGGACGGCGTTCCCCGGCGCCCCGCCGGGCTTCGTGCCGACGTCGGGGCAGGGGTTGAACGCCCTCCTGGTCGATCCCTACATGGCCATCCATCCGCCGGTGATGTTCATATCCTACGCGCTACTGGCGATGCCGTTCGCCATCGGGTCGGCGCATTTCGTCTCGCTGTTCCGCGGGAACGGCGGCGTCTTTCCGACGTGGCACGGGAGCGTCACGCGCTGGCTCCGCCTGAGCTGGCTGTTCCTGACCGCCGCCGTCGCGCTCGGCGGCCTCTGGTCGTACACGGTCCTCGGGTGGGGCGGCATCTGGGCGTGGGACCCCGTGGAGACGGCGATTCTCATCCCGTGGCTCTTCCTGACCGCGACGCTCCACGCCGTCACTGCCTACGAACCGACCGGTCGCTATCGCGTCCTCGCTCCGGCGATGACCGCGACGGTGTTCGCGCTCGTGGTGTACACCACGTCGGTCGTCCGAAGCGGCGTCTTCCGAAGCGTCCACTCGTTCGCCGACGGCGGCATCGGTGCAGCCTTCCTCGTTCTCATGGGTCTGACCGCCGCGCTCGGCGTCGTCCTCCCGGTCACCTACTGGCTCCTCGAAACGGACGACGGGGACGGAGATGGTGGCGACGACCGGTGGCTCCGCCGCGCGAATCTCGTTCACCTCGCCGTCCTCGGCTTCGGCCTCTTGACGTTCGTCTCGCTCTGGGGGCTCTCCTTCCCGCTCTTGCGAAACGCGATCACCGGACTTGAAGTCTCGGTCGAGGCGCGCTACTACAACCTCTGGAGCTACCCGCTCGTCCTCGGACTCCTCCTGCTCCTCGGGTTCTACATGGATTACGATGCCGACGGACGCACGCGGGCGCTCGCTGGACTCGGCGTCTTCACCGCCGCGACTATCGTCGGCGCGTTCGTCTTCCCATCCGAGACGTGGCAACTGGCGTCGACGCGACCGAACGACGCCCTCGTCTACGAACTCGTCGGATCGGCGAGCGCCGCGTCGGTGTTGCCACCGGTCGCCTACGCCATCCTCGGGACGGTGAAACGGACCGGCGGCCGTATCCGGGCGGCGGCGTCCCGCGACGCGAAACTGAAGCAGACGGGGATCACCCTCATCCACGTCGGCGCGGCGCTTCTCGTCCTCTCCTTGCCGTTCATGTACGTGCTGGCCGGTCAGGCGTCCGTGATGGCGACCGGCGTCGGGGACGGATCGATGGACACCACCCGGCAGGCGGTTCCCGGCTCCGACTACTCGGTGCGGGTCCTCGGTCACTCCCGAACCGAGTTCCCGCAGGATCCGGCGGTCGGGACGTACGCGCTCTCGACCGATCAGGTGGTGCGGCGCGGCTCCTCGTTGAACGGCTCCGTTCAGACGGTCCACGGGACGGTGACAGACATCCGCGAAGGGCCGCGGGCGACGGTCGTCCAACTCGACGGATCGAGCGTCTGGGTCGGCCTCGCCGGCAACGGGACGGCGACCACGGCGACGACCGGCGAGCGCATCGTCGCTCGAGGACGCCTGATGTGGAACTTCGTGCCGAGCGCGGACGCCGTCGTCCTCGCGAGGGCGGAGACGGTCGGGCCGACGGCCGACCCACCGGAGAATGTCGTCCCGACTCGTGTCGTCGCGGAGGGCGTCTCGCTCGCGGTGTACGAGGGGAACCAACTCCGTGCGTCCGGAATTGCCGGGCAGCGGCGCTACCCCGAACAGGGCGGGATGCAGGTCAGGGATGTCGTCATCGACCGCGGCCTCGTCACCGATACGTACGTCATCGCGGGCGTCAGTGACGGCACCGCCTCGATTACGGTTAAGCAGGTGCCGTTCGTCACGCTGATGCGGGTCGCCATCGTCGCGCTGCTTCTCGGGATGAGCCTCGTCGCCCTCTTCGACCCGCGCCACGGCGCGGTGACCGACACGGCGATTCGGGAGCCGGCCCACGAGACGAATCCGGAGGTTGCGGACTGA
- the ccmA gene encoding heme ABC exporter ATP-binding protein CcmA → MTADARSDPTAPSAVRTDDVTKVYGRVTAVDGVSFAVEPGETVGLFGPNGAGKSTLLRMLAGLARPSSGTITLGGAELVPGDHGVHRTVGIVTHESMLYDDLSARENLRFHADLHGVDDPAARCEAVLDAVNLGGRTSQYPGAFSHGLRKRLSLARALLHRPDVLLLDEPYAGLDQRSVADLATILDGFDDRTVLLTTHDLDRGVGRCDRALVVDRGRLRADVDLGETSAAAFETTYRRTIGVDNGSNEGLDR, encoded by the coding sequence ATGACGGCAGACGCCCGATCGGATCCCACGGCGCCGTCGGCGGTACGAACCGACGACGTTACGAAGGTGTACGGTCGGGTCACGGCCGTTGATGGCGTCTCGTTCGCCGTCGAACCGGGCGAGACGGTCGGCCTGTTCGGCCCGAACGGGGCCGGCAAGTCGACCCTCCTGCGTATGCTCGCTGGGCTCGCCCGCCCCTCGAGCGGAACCATCACCCTCGGCGGCGCGGAACTCGTGCCCGGTGACCACGGCGTCCACCGGACGGTCGGCATCGTGACCCACGAGTCGATGCTGTACGACGACCTCAGCGCGCGCGAGAACCTCCGATTTCACGCCGATCTCCACGGAGTCGATGACCCCGCGGCGCGCTGCGAGGCGGTACTCGACGCCGTGAACCTGGGCGGACGGACGAGTCAGTACCCCGGGGCGTTCTCACACGGTCTCCGCAAACGGCTGTCGCTTGCCCGGGCGCTCCTTCACCGTCCCGACGTGCTCTTGCTCGACGAACCGTACGCCGGCCTCGACCAGCGGTCCGTGGCCGACCTCGCGACGATCCTGGACGGGTTCGACGACCGGACCGTCCTCCTGACGACTCACGACCTCGACCGGGGAGTCGGTCGGTGTGATCGGGCACTCGTCGTCGACCGCGGCCGGCTACGGGCGGATGTCGACCTCGGCGAAACGTCGGCAGCGGCGTTCGAAACGACGTACCGCCGGACGATCGGCGTCGACAACGGATCGAACGAGGGCCTCGACCGGTGA
- a CDS encoding winged helix-turn-helix domain-containing protein → MTIFQVLADEYSRRILLVADQEPRTAKDLSDICDASLTTIYRRVSTLQEYDLIREHSTVGADGKHRSQFETTLEELHVAVSDGELSLSVETRDELADNFTSLWTNMREER, encoded by the coding sequence GTGACAATCTTTCAAGTCCTCGCGGACGAGTACTCACGACGGATCCTCCTCGTGGCCGACCAGGAGCCACGGACGGCGAAAGATCTCAGTGACATCTGTGATGCCTCGCTCACGACGATCTATCGTCGGGTGTCGACGCTGCAGGAGTACGACCTCATCCGAGAGCACTCGACCGTCGGTGCCGACGGCAAGCACCGAAGCCAGTTCGAAACGACGCTCGAAGAACTCCACGTCGCGGTGTCCGACGGCGAACTCTCGCTGTCGGTGGAGACACGGGACGAACTGGCGGACAACTTCACCTCGCTGTGGACGAACATGCGAGAGGAGCGATGA